From a region of the Theobroma cacao cultivar B97-61/B2 chromosome 8, Criollo_cocoa_genome_V2, whole genome shotgun sequence genome:
- the LOC18591962 gene encoding vicilin-like seed storage protein At2g18540 yields MEESEKINGKKKLPSVPSNYVTLLQLQERWIKEQERKQKEKEEKDEPRQEQEEKEKQVEERVNDEVDGRENRKNGHFRRRNRENGKRVAEGKSKEAEIAVGFAVKESEDVEKEKKGEQLKVRKKKKGKSKKKDKKKQKAGAENMEEGVVGPAVNPPLPATVENVKREEEVIGEEVHAPRQASVEARTECKPRIITRTEDRTMEIGRKFRAMSMKGEIMTGDHSRYGSQNTNFNHRGGNRELNRSHYGKFTRSRERNQRNEGMVWVKKGEVSDGNVGGI; encoded by the coding sequence atggAGGAGTCTGAGAAAATCAACGGAAAGAAAAAGTTGCCTTCCGTTCCTTCAAATTACGTTACTCTCCTTCAATTGCAGGAAAGATGGATCAAAGAGCAAGAGCGAAAGcagaaggaaaaggaagaaaaagatgaacCGCGAcaagaacaagaagaaaaggaaaaacaagttGAAGAGCGAGTTAATGACGAGGTAGATGGAAGAGAAAACCGTAAAAATGGGCATTTTCGTCGACGTAATCGGGAGAATGGGAAGCGTGTTGCCGAAGGGAAGTCCAAGGAAGCGGAAATCGCGGTAGGTTTTGCGGTTAAGGAAAGTGAGGACGTcgagaaggagaagaaaggCGAGCAATTGAAGGtcaggaagaagaagaaagggaaaagcaagaaaaaggacaagaagaaacagaaagcTGGAGCAGAGAATATGGAGGAGGGAGTGGTGGGACCTGCTGTGAACCCGCCGTTGCCTGCGACTGTGGAGAATGTTAAGCGGGAGGAGGAGGTGATTGGAGAAGAAGTCCACGCACCGAGGCAAGCGAGTGTTGAGGCGAGGACAGAATGCAAACCGAGGATTATAACTAGAACGGAGGATCGGACGATGGAGATTGGACGGAAATTTAGAGCAATGTCAATGAAAGGTGAGATTATGACGGGGGATCATAGTAGATACGGGAGCCAGAATACAAATTTCAATCACCGTGGGGGCAATAGGGAGCTGAATAGGAGTCATTATGGGAAATTTACTAGGAGTAGAGAGCGGAATCAGAGAAATGAAGGGATGGTTTGGGTCAAGAAAGGGGAAGTTAGTGATGGAAATGTCGGTGGAATTTAA
- the LOC18591964 gene encoding uncharacterized protein LOC18591964, which translates to MIKTLNPYSTTAKTAEIMSRYRPIAPKPEVPANSLNENSAMSQKIRQSPYLRNLWPQLQARPTRTRKRGRAALSPPTLKRARTHVLGLSSPSPVTSPAKNLSLQGFSHGIPQLSVPNFVNTGGGLEISCAPPASLVTLPLLPCPPSGPIAANKATLPALNCMEPCGGEKVIDLNTVAEIPEEKDLLKQLQGPVTSGVIAPQPIRPVGSSISVGCISEDPSLTPPMQVPKKSEEVEEEVESEALPAVISDSNNKVRLANSAYKEMVGQPECPWLDSMVTVEGRAGGNSCKRICGEVMLHLSDSRVPVTSNRFSCWVRIDWGSDGKKSSINAFCDVIRLSCQSKDYLFTWRFHTHNREATHSSCNV; encoded by the coding sequence ATGATTAAGACGTTGAATCCTTACTCCACCACAGCTAAAACAGCTGAAATTATGTCCAGGTACAGGCCTATAGCTCCGAAACCTGAGGTGCCTGCAAACTCCTTGAATGAGAACTCAGCTATGTCTCAGAAGATCAGGCAGTCTCCTTATCTGAGGAATTTGTGGCCTCAGCTGCAGGCTAGGCCTACTAGGACTAGGAAGAGAGGTAGAGCTGCTTTATCACCACCAACACTCAAGAGAGCAAGGACCCATGTCCTAGGGCTTTCTTCACCCAGTCCGGTAACATCCCCTGCTAAAAACCTCTCTTTGCAAGGTTTTTCTCATGGGATTCCTCAGCTTTCTGTTCCTAACTTTGTAAACACTGGTGGAGGCTTGGAGATTTCTTGTGCACCACCAGCAAGTTTGGTGACGCTTCCTCTTCTTCCATGTCCTCCCTCGGGTCCGATTGCTGCCAACAAGGCAACATTACCTGCACTCAATTGCATGGAGCCTTGTGGAGGAGAAAAAGTGATAGATTTGAACACAGTGGCTGAAATTCCAGAGGAGAAGGATCTGTTGAAGCAGCTCCAAGGTCCTGTCACCAGCGGCGTTATAGCACCTCAGCCAATTCGACCAGTGGGTTCCAGCATCAGTGTTGGATGCATCAGTGAGGACCCAAGCCTAACCCCACCAATGCAAGTTCCAAAGAAATCAGAGGAAGTTGAAGAAGAGGTCGAGTCCGAGGCCTTGCCGGCAGTGATATCTGACTCAAACAACAAAGTTAGACTGGCAAATTCTGCTTACAAAGAGATGGTGGGTCAACCAGAGTGTCCATGGCTGGATTCTATGGTAACAGTTGAAGGAAGAGCAGGAGGCAACTCATGCAAGAGAATCTGTGGGGAAGTGATGCTTCATCTATCTGATTCGAGGGTGCCAGTTACATCAAACCGGTTTTCATGCTGGGTGAGGATTGATTGGGGAAGTGATGGGAAGAAAAGCTCAATCAATGCCTTCTGCGATGTGATCAGATTATCATGTCAGTCAAAGGACTACCTCTTCACATGGAGGTTCCATACCCACAACAGGGAAGCAACTCACTCGAGCTGCAAcgtttga
- the LOC18591963 gene encoding cysteine-rich and transmembrane domain-containing protein A, with translation MNRSDSSSDDEHEYSQNHQPAPVNYAYASPPPPPQGYHSPQDQNTNSQALYYPPPAQAYCQPQPGHPPPIYVSPPASTPPSYPPVGYPQAAPQPQAQPQTIIYNQAPSGPPQQQQQQQQEEVVAVGCLEGCLAALCCCFILDRCFEE, from the exons atgaatCGTTCTGATAGTAGCAGCGATGATGAGCATGAGTATTCTCAAAACCACCAGCCCGCACCAGTGAATTACGCCTACGCTTCTCCGCCACCTCCACCTCAAG GTTATCACTCACCCCAGgatcaaaatacaaatagtCAAGCTCTTTATTATCCTCCACCAGCACAGGCTTATTGTCAGCCACAGCCAGGCCATCCTCCTCCGATTTATGTTTCACCACCGGCGTCAACTCCACCAAGTTATCCTCCCGTAGGCTACCCCCAAGCTGCACCTCAACCTCAAGCCCAGCCTCAGACTATAATTTACAATCAGGCGCCCTCCGGCCCTCCACAACAACAACAGCAGCAGCAACAGGAGGAGGTTGTAGCTGTTGGCTGCTTGGAAGGATG CCTTGCTGCTCTTTGCTGCTGCTTCATTTTGGATCGATGTTTTGAGGAGTAA